In Rutidosis leptorrhynchoides isolate AG116_Rl617_1_P2 chromosome 2, CSIRO_AGI_Rlap_v1, whole genome shotgun sequence, one genomic interval encodes:
- the LOC139893648 gene encoding GATA transcription factor 8-like — protein sequence MTSQDYMEEIDCASFFDHIDDLIEFPLVKDTPLDSINCNEFTNIWTDNSDELQVSDSVFIGSRGDNKSIVVLSPELSVPYEDIVQMEWLSNFVEDSFSGGGMTINKDAVSVQKEAVFVHHQFQTSSPVSVLESSSSSSSSSSYSGGGKMIPFSPIQRGPQKARSKRPRPTTFNPRPMNELLSPLVFVPVSSTSAVSEPAEKKKKKPKKPKIQFSPADETDSPNETQNRNQNQSGQGVRKCMHCEITKTPQWRAGPMGPKSLCNACGVRYKSGRLFPEYRPAASPTFVPTLHSNSHKKVVEMRTKFGPNETMAIVRTDPEPELIPNIVADYIKGG from the exons ATGACAAGCCAAGATTATATGGAGGAGATTGACTGTGCAAGTTTCTTTGATCACATTGATGATTTGATTGAATTTCCATTAGTTAAGGATACACCTTTGGATTCCATAAACTGTAATGAGTTTACCAACATTTGGACCGACAATTCAGACGAGTTGCAGGTTTCCGATTCCGTTTTCATTGGTAGCAGAGGAGATAACAAGTCCATCGTTGTTCTGTCGCCGGAGCTTTCTGTTCCG TATGAGGATATTGTTCAAATGGAATGGCTTTCAAACTTTGTGGAAGATTCATTTTCGGGTGGTGGAATGACTATTAACAAGGATGCTGTTTCGGTTCAAAAGGAGGCAGTGTTTGTACACCACCAATTTCAGACATCAAGTCCCGTTTCGGTCCTCGAGAGTAGTAGCAGTAGCTCCAGCTCATCTTCCTATTCAGGCGGTGGTAAGATGATCCCATTCAGCCCAATTCAACGTGGGCCCCAAAAGGCCCGAAGCAAGCGTCCCCGGCCCACAACATTCAATCCTCGACCAATGAATGAACTACTCTCTCCTCTCGTGTTTGTACCCGTTTCATCTACTTCGGCTGTCTCTGAGCCTGCCGAGAAGAAAAAAAAGAAGCCGAAAAAGCCCAAGATCCAATTCAGCCCTGCAGATGAAACTGATAGCCCGAATGAAACCCAAAACCGGAACCAGAACCAGTCAGGACAAGGAGTTAGAAAGTGTATGCATTGTGAAATTACAAAAACACCCCAATGGCGTGCAGGCCCAATGGGCCCAAAGAGTCTTTGCAATGCATGTGGTGTTCGTTACAAGTCAGGGCGGCTGTTCCCAGAGTACCGCCCAGCTGCCAGCCCGACGTTTGTTCCTACACTGCACTCAAACTCCCACAAAAAGGTGGTTGAAATGAGAACCAAGTTTGGGCCGAACGAGACCATGGCAATTGTTAGGACAGACCCAGAACCAGAGCTGATCCCAAACATTGTTGCGGATTACATTAAAGGTGGTTAG